From a region of the uncultured Draconibacterium sp. genome:
- a CDS encoding HU family DNA-binding protein, whose amino-acid sequence MNKAQLLDAMAEKAGLSKADAKKALDAFVGATTDALKAGDRVALIGFGSFSVTERGARTGRNPQTGKEITIPAKKVVKFKAGAELADAVS is encoded by the coding sequence ATGAACAAAGCTCAATTACTTGATGCGATGGCCGAAAAAGCAGGCCTTAGTAAAGCTGATGCTAAAAAAGCTCTTGATGCATTTGTAGGTGCTACTACAGACGCACTTAAAGCTGGAGACCGTGTTGCACTTATTGGATTCGGTTCTTTCTCTGTTACAGAACGTGGTGCCAGAACTGGTAGAAATCCTCAAACAGGAAAAGAAATTACAATTCCAGCTAAAAAAGTTGTTAAATTTAAAGCTGGTGCTGAATTAGCAGATGCTGTATCGTAA
- a CDS encoding RNA methyltransferase: protein MDKKLLEYLSSYLTPQRLELFEKVINRRTRHLTVVLEDIYQKQNASAVLRTCDCFGIQDVHIIEDRNEFQVNREIAMGASKWLSMHKYNSKEHNALDAIQTLKKKGYRIVATTPHNNDLELQDFDIAKGKTALVFGSELPGITETIMQEADEFLKIPMYGFTESFNISVSAAIILHHLTMKMRDSKDLNWQLSAEEKDELKMEWIRKTFKRSELIEKRYWEENKKK, encoded by the coding sequence ATGGACAAGAAACTGCTTGAATACCTTTCCAGCTACCTTACACCTCAGCGATTGGAGCTTTTTGAAAAAGTAATAAATAGGCGCACCAGGCACCTTACTGTTGTTTTGGAAGATATTTATCAGAAACAAAATGCAAGTGCAGTTTTGCGCACCTGCGATTGTTTTGGTATTCAGGATGTACATATTATTGAAGACCGCAACGAATTTCAGGTTAACCGCGAAATTGCCATGGGAGCCTCAAAATGGTTGTCGATGCACAAGTACAATAGCAAAGAACATAATGCTCTTGATGCAATACAAACCCTAAAAAAGAAAGGCTACCGCATTGTTGCCACCACCCCGCACAATAACGACCTCGAATTACAGGATTTTGATATTGCCAAAGGAAAAACGGCACTGGTATTCGGATCGGAACTACCGGGAATAACAGAAACAATTATGCAGGAAGCCGATGAATTTCTGAAAATCCCGATGTATGGTTTTACCGAAAGTTTTAATATATCTGTTTCTGCGGCAATCATATTGCACCATCTTACAATGAAAATGCGAGATAGTAAAGACCTGAACTGGCAATTGAGTGCTGAAGAAAAGGATGAACTTAAAATGGAATGGATACGAAAAACCTTTAAACGAAGTGAACTAATCGAGAAACGTTATTGGGAGGAGAACAAAAAGAAATAG
- a CDS encoding glycosyltransferase family 2 protein: MILNLLFWVLLFILFYTYFGYALVLWVFVGLKKVFGQRQISLESDSYEPEVCLFVTAFNEKDYIGQKVNNAFSLDYPKEKIQYVWVTDGSDDGSPEMLEQVKELEVYHQPERRGKMHAMNRGMKFVKAPIVIFSDSNTVLGKQSIREIVKCFSNPEVGCVAGEKRIVQKDEEAAAGAGEGLYWKMESWIKRKDWELNSAVGAVGELFAIRTELFEEVETDTLLDDFIISLRIAQRGYKIAYAPNAYAEETASLNVKEELKRKVRIAAGGIQTIMRLKGLLNPFRDGLLSWQYFSHKVLRWAFAPPALFLLFIINLLLVVNSNNWTVANLYATVLYLQVLCYIAAAFGWYFENRKVRMKALFVPYYFVMINYASILGIVRYAKGRQSVNWEKSKRAG; encoded by the coding sequence ATGATCCTAAACCTTTTATTCTGGGTATTATTATTCATATTGTTCTATACTTATTTCGGGTATGCGCTTGTGTTGTGGGTGTTTGTGGGCCTGAAAAAGGTGTTTGGCCAACGTCAGATTTCATTGGAAAGTGATAGTTACGAGCCCGAAGTTTGTTTGTTTGTAACAGCATTTAACGAGAAGGACTACATTGGTCAGAAAGTAAACAACGCTTTTTCACTTGATTATCCCAAAGAAAAAATTCAATATGTGTGGGTAACTGATGGCTCGGATGACGGGAGCCCTGAAATGTTAGAGCAAGTAAAAGAGCTGGAAGTTTATCATCAACCGGAACGACGAGGGAAAATGCATGCCATGAACCGGGGGATGAAATTTGTAAAAGCACCTATTGTGATCTTTTCCGACTCGAATACAGTACTTGGAAAACAATCCATTCGCGAGATTGTAAAGTGTTTCAGCAATCCGGAAGTTGGTTGTGTGGCAGGGGAGAAGCGTATTGTGCAAAAAGACGAAGAAGCTGCAGCTGGTGCTGGTGAAGGTTTGTATTGGAAAATGGAATCGTGGATAAAGCGTAAAGACTGGGAGTTGAATTCGGCAGTTGGCGCAGTTGGAGAACTGTTTGCCATACGAACCGAACTTTTTGAGGAGGTGGAAACCGATACTTTGCTTGATGATTTTATTATTTCGTTGCGTATTGCCCAACGGGGATATAAAATTGCGTATGCACCAAATGCTTATGCCGAGGAAACCGCTTCGTTGAATGTAAAAGAAGAGTTGAAACGTAAAGTTCGAATTGCTGCCGGGGGAATTCAAACTATCATGCGGTTGAAAGGACTGCTCAATCCATTTAGAGATGGCCTTTTGAGCTGGCAGTATTTTTCGCACAAAGTTTTGCGTTGGGCTTTTGCTCCGCCCGCTCTATTCCTTTTATTTATTATTAATCTGTTGTTGGTGGTAAATTCTAACAATTGGACTGTAGCTAATTTATATGCGACAGTTCTGTATCTGCAGGTTTTGTGTTACATCGCCGCCGCATTTGGCTGGTATTTCGAAAACAGAAAGGTGCGGATGAAGGCACTTTTTGTTCCCTACTATTTTGTAATGATTAATTATGCGTCTATTCTGGGTATTGTTCGTTACGCAAAAGGCCGTCAGTCGGTAAACTGGGAAAAATCAAAAAGAGCAGGGTAG
- a CDS encoding glycosyltransferase family 4 protein produces MNILQVTNKVPFPARDGGAIACMNLTKGFAQLGCKVTVLAMNTLKHHVHPDELPDEINQLATFKLVDVPAKINAFAALINLFFSRKPYNAVRFIDENFNDVLAELLSENKFDIIQLEGLYVCPYIPLIRKCSNATVVYRAHNIEFEIWERAAKLSRGVKKLYLQNLSKRIKRFEARLLNSYDILVPITARDGEMLDSLGNVKDKHVSQTGIDSSVVVQDSSGLEFPSLFHLGSLEWAPNQEGILWFIENCWKQIHSRYPDLSFHVAGRNAPPWLIDKLNVDGVIFEGEIADAYLFMNSKAIMIVPLFSGSGMRIKIIEGMALGKSIVSTSIGAEGIDVTDGENILLANDATGFVEAVTGLIEDRDSFERIGRNATLFIQQNFNNLAISKELIGFYKQYIK; encoded by the coding sequence ATGAACATTTTGCAGGTAACAAATAAGGTTCCGTTTCCAGCCAGGGATGGTGGGGCCATTGCCTGTATGAATTTAACAAAAGGATTTGCACAGCTGGGATGTAAGGTAACCGTGCTGGCGATGAACACTTTGAAACATCATGTTCATCCGGATGAATTGCCCGATGAAATAAATCAATTGGCAACATTTAAGTTGGTAGATGTTCCGGCTAAAATAAATGCGTTTGCCGCTTTGATAAATCTATTCTTTTCGCGAAAACCATACAATGCTGTTCGTTTTATCGATGAGAACTTTAATGATGTGCTGGCAGAACTGTTATCCGAAAATAAGTTTGATATTATTCAGTTAGAGGGACTTTATGTTTGTCCATACATTCCGTTAATACGAAAGTGTTCCAATGCAACGGTGGTTTATCGCGCTCATAATATTGAATTTGAGATTTGGGAAAGGGCGGCAAAACTTTCACGCGGAGTGAAAAAATTATACCTCCAAAATCTTTCAAAAAGGATAAAACGGTTCGAGGCCAGATTGTTAAACTCGTACGATATTTTAGTTCCGATAACTGCCCGAGACGGCGAGATGCTGGATTCGTTGGGTAATGTGAAAGACAAACACGTTTCTCAAACCGGAATTGATTCATCGGTTGTTGTCCAGGATTCATCCGGTTTGGAATTCCCATCGCTATTTCACCTGGGATCGTTAGAGTGGGCGCCCAATCAGGAAGGTATTTTGTGGTTTATTGAAAACTGCTGGAAGCAGATTCACTCCCGATATCCCGATTTGAGTTTTCACGTAGCCGGAAGAAATGCACCACCGTGGTTAATCGACAAATTAAATGTTGATGGTGTTATTTTTGAAGGAGAAATTGCCGATGCTTACCTGTTTATGAATTCGAAAGCAATTATGATTGTTCCACTGTTTTCCGGAAGCGGTATGCGTATAAAAATTATTGAAGGGATGGCGCTTGGAAAAAGTATCGTGTCAACATCGATAGGTGCAGAAGGAATTGATGTTACCGATGGTGAAAATATTTTACTGGCTAACGATGCAACCGGCTTTGTTGAAGCTGTTACCGGCTTGATTGAAGATCGTGACAGTTTTGAGCGCATTGGAAGGAATGCCACTCTTTTTATCCAGCAGAATTTTAATAATTTAGCGATATCGAAAGAGCTAATCGGATTTTACAAACAATACATTAAATGA
- a CDS encoding LptF/LptG family permease, with the protein MKRLHLFVIKSFLGPFFMTFFIVVFVLLMQFLWKYVDDLVGKGLDFKVLGEMMFYASFALLPLAFPLAMLLASIMTFGALGENYELVAMKASGISLFRIMRPLIVIAILITGIAFYFSNNILPKTNLKFSTLLYSVKKQRPELVLQEGVFTNEMDGYSIKVGKRDNDTKMLYDLLIYDHTKNKPNESVTVADSGLLRITEDKRYMVMNLFSGVTYQEQKSQNRGKKETYPYQRNRFEEQTIRVKVRDFEFNRRDESIFKNQYRMLTIDQLVTADDSLTDEYYGRLRNYMMQININPTITRRMYNLTAKADSLKRDIEEVKADSIFDFDTYYSGLDKWVQADIAKSALDKARSNMQQVNMFQGQLYNKKKTLNKYRMERHRKFTLSIAVLIFFFIGAPLGAIIRKGGLGMPVVVSIFLFILYYIVSMSGEKTAREDVWAMFNGMWFSSYIFLPIGVWLTYKAATDSAIMTAEAYTKFFARLGLERFFKKKKSND; encoded by the coding sequence ATGAAACGTCTGCACCTTTTTGTTATAAAATCTTTTCTAGGGCCATTTTTTATGACCTTTTTTATTGTGGTTTTCGTGCTGCTTATGCAGTTCCTGTGGAAGTACGTAGACGACCTCGTTGGTAAAGGGCTCGATTTTAAAGTGTTGGGCGAAATGATGTTTTATGCATCGTTTGCTTTGCTGCCACTGGCTTTCCCGCTGGCCATGCTACTGGCATCAATTATGACTTTTGGGGCACTAGGCGAAAATTACGAGCTGGTAGCAATGAAAGCTTCCGGGATTTCGCTTTTTAGAATTATGCGGCCATTAATAGTTATTGCAATACTAATTACCGGAATTGCTTTTTATTTTTCCAATAATATTCTTCCGAAAACAAACCTGAAATTCTCAACGCTTTTATATAGTGTAAAAAAACAACGGCCCGAACTGGTTTTGCAGGAAGGTGTTTTTACAAATGAAATGGATGGTTATAGCATTAAAGTTGGTAAACGTGATAACGATACAAAAATGCTGTATGACCTGCTGATTTACGATCATACGAAAAATAAACCCAACGAAAGTGTTACAGTTGCCGACTCGGGATTATTGCGAATTACGGAGGATAAAAGGTACATGGTGATGAATTTGTTTAGCGGTGTAACTTACCAGGAGCAGAAATCGCAAAACCGTGGTAAAAAAGAAACGTATCCTTATCAACGTAACCGTTTTGAGGAACAAACGATCAGGGTAAAAGTCCGGGATTTTGAATTTAACCGCCGCGACGAAAGCATTTTTAAAAATCAATACCGCATGCTTACTATTGATCAGTTGGTGACTGCCGATGATAGTTTAACGGATGAATATTACGGCCGCTTACGCAATTATATGATGCAGATAAATATAAACCCGACAATTACGCGGAGAATGTATAATTTGACTGCAAAAGCCGATTCGTTGAAACGGGATATTGAGGAAGTAAAAGCCGATTCGATATTTGATTTTGATACTTATTATTCAGGTCTTGATAAGTGGGTGCAAGCCGATATCGCCAAAAGTGCACTAGATAAGGCCCGAAGCAATATGCAACAGGTTAATATGTTTCAGGGGCAGCTTTATAATAAAAAGAAAACCCTGAATAAATACCGTATGGAGCGACACCGGAAGTTTACGCTGTCGATTGCCGTGCTCATATTCTTTTTTATTGGGGCACCTTTAGGCGCAATTATCCGAAAAGGAGGATTGGGGATGCCGGTGGTTGTGTCTATTTTCCTGTTTATCTTGTATTACATTGTTTCCATGAGTGGCGAAAAAACTGCCCGAGAGGATGTTTGGGCAATGTTTAACGGAATGTGGTTTTCGTCGTATATTTTTCTGCCCATTGGCGTTTGGTTAACCTATAAAGCAGCTACCGACTCGGCTATCATGACAGCCGAAGCTTATACAAAGTTTTTCGCCCGTCTGGGGCTCGAACGGTTTTTCAAGAAAAAGAAATCAAACGACTAA
- a CDS encoding START-like domain-containing protein, protein MTSKVKINLEYLINCSPKVLYNRLSNASGLTEWFADDVRVRGKRYTFIWDGSEQTAEMILHKENRLVRFSWVDEDEDTYFEFKITRDELTNDVSLLITDFAEEDEVDETRGLWNSQVADLKHVLGS, encoded by the coding sequence ATGACTAGTAAAGTAAAAATCAACCTGGAATACTTAATCAATTGTTCTCCTAAGGTACTCTATAACAGACTAAGCAATGCTTCCGGGTTAACTGAGTGGTTTGCCGACGATGTTCGCGTTCGGGGGAAAAGGTATACTTTTATTTGGGACGGATCGGAGCAAACTGCAGAGATGATACTTCATAAAGAAAATCGTTTGGTTCGGTTTAGCTGGGTAGATGAAGATGAGGATACGTACTTTGAATTTAAGATCACGCGCGATGAGCTTACCAACGACGTTTCTCTTTTGATAACAGATTTCGCTGAAGAAGATGAAGTTGATGAAACCCGTGGTTTGTGGAATTCGCAAGTTGCTGATTTGAAACATGTATTAGGTTCATAA